A stretch of DNA from Peromyscus maniculatus bairdii isolate BWxNUB_F1_BW_parent chromosome 7, HU_Pman_BW_mat_3.1, whole genome shotgun sequence:
ACTGATCGGGGTAAGACACGGACTAGGCAGTTCTTTTAAAAAGGCCCTAACAACTCCAAAATCAGATGACCGGGATCTTCGAAATGGAGCGAACAGACTTGGAAGAATCTCTGCCAGGGAAAGGTGTGAACATTAGCTGACAGCCAAGACAGGTCCCAAGGCACCAGAGACGTCGAGAGGATACATTAGTTGGACACCCGCGGGCCAGCTGAGGTCTTGAGAAGGAACATGATGTGTCCAAGGCTGCTTAGCAGAGTGGGAGTAAGGATAATCCGAGGGGCTCTATTCCCAGGGACCACCTCTCACCTGAGAATGTGAGGGGCGACTGCAGCTTGACAAGGGCGATGTCCTTCTCTTTGGGGTGCAGGGCATTGTGCTCGGTGACGAAGATCTTGGCCACGGGCAAGGATGGGAAGTGGCTCAGTTTGTTTGAGCCGACCCTCACCTTCCAGTTGGTCACATCAAGATACTTCCTAGGGATGGGGATGGCTAGATCAGGTGGGAGCCAATCACACTGAGGCTTTGCCTGGGGCTAGGTCTCCAGGTCTGTTGATGCTCTGGGAGATCATAGGATGGGCACAGAGGTAGTGGAGAAGGGCAGTCTAAGGAGCCATCTTCCTGAAGCCAGATTATAAAAGGAGATGTGgttcttttcttcattaaaagGGCCCAAGGAAACTTCTCCCTGGAGGCCTTGGGAAGAGGCTGCCTCATTCCTGGGCCTTGGAGTCCTGCCAGTCTCCCCTCCACCCTTGGTCTTGTCTATACTACTTGCATTGTGGTCCATTGAGCCATGGGCTAATGTTCATTCTTCTCCAGGCCAGGCCCTGCCTGTGCACAGGGAACTTTCCCCAGGAGTGGGCTTAGAGCTCCTGTCAGTCTCAAAAAGGTGAAAAACCCTTGGCTGGACCGAGGTACCTTGAAGGTGACAACAGGGTCTATGTGATGCTCAGGATCTGAAGGGGGATGGTTCTTGGTACTCACTGGATGCTGAATGAAATGGATGAATGAGAGTGAAGAGGTCCTGAGTGTCACCCTTCCCCAAGGCCTGGCCAGCTCCCTCTCTGCTGGACCAAATGATAATCTATACTTGGTTCAGTTTCTGGACCATAGATAGTGACTCTCCACCCTGGGAGCCATTTTCTGGAAGAAGACTGGCAAGGCAGGGTCACGTTCTTGGGAGCACAGGTGTGTGGGGAGACCTTCTGTAGCAGGAGCAGAATGGGCTCACTGTGGGGTGAGGGCCCTGGGTACCTGAAGCTTTTCACCCAACAGAGTCCAACCTTGGAGATCAGCACTCTCAGCGCAGATCCCTAGCACCTAACAAGGACATCGTGGCCAGTGTCTCATCTTATTGATGCACCCCAGCAATGGTTTTCAGACTGGAGGCCATGGTCAGGAAACAAGCCAGGAGGCTGGCTCCCTCCACGTCCTCTATCCCTCCTGGCCTCCTCATAGCTAGGAGTCTTACCTGAAGCAGTGAGCTGCTGTGAGGATCCAGCTGGGATCCAGGATGCTCCCACCACAGACATGCTGCCTGTCGTACTGGATGCTGACCTGCCACGGCCAGGAATCCACAGAGGCCTCCACCCCGCCCACCACGCGAGGAGTCTTCAGGCTCTTTCCACATTCTGGACCCggggggagaaaaggggaggagggggaagtcAGGTTTCTGAGGAGCCCCTCCCCACCAAAAGCCCTGGAGCAGGGCCCCCAGGAATGGTGCTGGATGGGGAGCACCCACCCACGCCAGTTCTGAATCATTCACCGGGAGAAAACAAGCATGACGTCACAGGTTTCCCTGAAACCCCCCCTCCACCTTGCATGTGTTTGGGAATTTAGATTTTTGAACATGGGTGTGTCCATTGTGTTTGCAGTTTAtcatcttcaaaacaaacaagggTGCAGAGTCATGAATTCTGAAAGCCCTGACCAAACAGAACAGTCCCTAGATGCTTGCCACTGAGTAAACAAATAGTCACAAGTTACTTTGGTATCAGGAACTTAGATTAAAGTTCTAGAAACTGGGTTTCTTCCCTCTGTTAAGGGAGGTTGTCTATTGGCCATCCTGTCTCCTTCTGACCTACCTCTCACATCTGACCTTTGAACTTGAGTTAAAATCTTCaatgccagggctggagagatggctcagtggctaagggtgcctccttctcttctgtagacctgagtttggctcccagcacccacaacaggcagctcacaactgcttgtaactgcagctccaggggatctggcgaCCTCTACTGGTCTCCAAAGGTGTTGCATGCACATGCTCATACCAccccataattaaaaaaaaatctaaaaactaaaaacaaaacaaatctccagtgccatgtctttACCCTGTTCCGTGCCTCTCTGGTCTTGCGGACACTCCATTCCATGGTGATCTTTCCAAGGGGAAGCCTTCTCACTGCTTCTCTCTTACCTAGCCCTGTTCCTGCCAAACGCTATCTGGTCCAACCCTGCTTTCAACTTGCCCCCTTGCTCACTCACTCAGAGATTCTTGGGCTGGCAGGATGGGGGTCTAGATTCTTCTGGACTGCTTCCCACCGTCTTTAGATAAAGCTCTGTCCAGCTAGTGCCCTGCTTGGAAGTCCCTGGAACACTTGGGCTATGGTTTGAGTTTGCCTCCCCAAAGGTGGCAGCTTAGCCCTGAAGTGGTGGTGATTAGGTGGTGGGTTCTTTAAGAGGCAGGGCCTAGTGGCCCTTAGGTTGTCAGAGTAACCGCCCTCTCACGGGGGTAAGCAGTTTTCTGGGCTCCTTGAGCTCCTGTGAGAACTTAGGACCAGACAGAATCCACCCTGAATTGCTGTCTGGTTCCTTCTTCCATCCACCTTCCATGATGATCTACCAGCCAGCGACAGGGCCCCACTTGAAGACAAACCAAGGTGGTTTTCTGGTCTTAGACCTCCAGgttctaaaactgtaagctaaGTAAAAATCTCCTTTACACTGTTATCCCTCCTCCAATATTTCATTATGGTAATAAAGATCTAATATGCTCAAGTCATGGGCCGTGAGCAGATGGTGGAAGGGCGTTCTTAGCATCAACTGCTTGAAGAAATGCTAAGCCCAAACAGTGGGGCTTAGAGACCAGGAGAGCCATGAAGACGAAGGCCTTTCCTCCTGCCCATAGCTGGCCTAGGCCCCACACCCTAGGAGATGGAGTGTACTCACCAAGGCAGCTCAGGGAAACCAGGGAAAGGCAGGGCCTGAAAGAGAGACACAGGGTGGAACTCAGCCCTTGCGACACTGCTGATTCAACCTGGTCCCCCAGTACTGGGGAACCCCAGAACCTTCATCATGGACCTGTGGAGAACTACATTAATACTCAGTAGAGTTCTGTTTGATTCAACACCCCCATTGCTGTGCCTGCACCCATCATGTATGAAGCCGTGACCAGTGCAAAGGCACCTGGGGCAGGAAGGGAGCAGTACTGGCTGTGGTGGAATACTTAACTACGtgaaagtgtgttacatttgcttatgctgcatttgtttgattATGTCAGgctgtgttgctgtttcaccttgcctgcctagggcacctgattggtctaataaaaaggtgAACGACCAATAGCTAatcaggagagggataggcggggctggtgggcagggagaataaataggaggagaagtgtgtgtacagatatgtgtatgtatgagagagagagagagagagagagagagagagagagagagagagagaacaggagaacaaaggagaaggaaagagagagacacctggggccagaagctaggcagccaccagccagaagTGAGAATCAGTGGAAGTAAGAtatacaggaagaaaggaagaggaagagagagagagagagagagagagagagagagagagagaaaggaaggatggaaggaagggagggagggaggaaggaaggaaggaaggaaggaaggaaggaggaaagaaaggtaaaaaaccctgagacaaaacatagatgaagagaaacaggttaagttataagagctagtcggacaagcctaagctaggctgagcatctGTAACTAATAGGAAGTCtgcgtgtcatgatttgggagcggGTGGTTGGCCTAAAAGAAAGAAGCCTGCTACAATCGGCCACACTGCAGCCCTTTCCAACAGAACAGGATTTTGGTGGAATCACAGATAGTCACTCTGGCAAGATCTACTGTGACTGTGGCAAGCATCTGTCCTGTGTCCTGAATGCTAAGAAGACAGCTGCTCACGGAGCCTCTGCTGCCTCAGGGCAGGTTTTGTTTGGAATCAGCTGTGCTCCCACGAGGTGGTGAAGCAAGGCCTGGGAGCCTTCTGTGGAGCATTAGAAGGTGCTGCTCTGGCCTGAGGGTGTGGTGGAGAAGGACAAAGTGATGCTCAGGCTCTTGCCTACCAGGCAACTCATTAAGGAACAGTGGAAGGAACAGTCTTGACTGTTCAGGCAGATAGAAGGTTCATTCCTCTGCTTTTGAGTGGGACAACACACATTgtatccaaacaacaacaacaacaacaacaacaacaaagagtcaACAGAGAATACCCTCTTAATCCATGACCCTGGATGTTTAATGGCCTGCTTAGCTagttcttcctgttgtctggctCGTGTTCCTCTTGCTGCAGCCATGAGCGGCTTTCCGTGGTAGTTGGCTTCTGTAGGTCAGAAGGTATCCGCTCACTTACCCGCTGACGTTCTTCACCTGAAGCTCCTGGCTGTTTCCTGTGACTTGAGCTACAGTGAGATTCTGGTCTGGGCCAATCTCCACGGCTCTGAAAGTGGGTCGGCTGTGTAGGGAGAGCACTGTGAgctggggcagaggctggaaCCCCGTGGTAGGGAgagcccccccccattcccccgGAGAGAGGGAGGCGGGGCGACACAGGTGGGCTGGGTTAGTGGGCGGGGCTGGCGTTGCCGGGTCACAGGAACATTCCCAAGGCAAGGCAGAACTCAGCCCAAGACAGGCTGCTGTGGTTTTGCTTTCTGGGGCAGGGACTCCTGGTCCAGAACCCAGGGTGCTGCAGAAAGGCTAGAGGTCCGCTTTCTTCACACCCAGCTCTGTCCCTGTCTCAGATGCCCCATCTCTTTATGTTCACATCAGTGGGCGCAAAGAAGCAAAAGGACCCAGATGAACTCCGGTCTTAGCGCGGAGGGAACTGGAAGGTGGATGTCTGGTTTTCCAGACAGGGGGCCTGGTTTGTCTTCCAtagtgttttcaagacaggagaaGCCTGGATCCATTTTCTCATAGGAGTCCGGGTGGAGCTTTCTGAAACTCAAACTGCCCGCTCCCTTCCCCTCTGCTAATCCATGtttgccttcttttctttcaaaccctGGATTTAAaccttcctcctccaggaagccttccctaaCCACTCTGCTCTCTGGCCCTTTCTTCACCAAACACACCCCTTCCAAATCGCTCTTCCCGTTACAAGCTTTGCACGGAGATCTGGGGTCAATCCACATGCCAGGCTGGCTGGTCCACCCTCAGGTAGGAATTCCAGCACATTCTGGGATGACCAGAGCCTGCTAGCCTCAAGACCTAAGTTCTCGCGTGCTGGCTCTGACACCAGTTTGGTGTACGACCTTGGGCAGGTCACTTTTGTCCTGTGGGTCTCTCTGAGTCCTGATTTTTCTCCTCTATAAAATGATGCATGCACCAGGGGTTCTTCCTACACTGGACTACCTATGGGTTTGTGTTCCTAGGTAAGAGAGGCTCCCTTCCAATCCAGGCAAAGGAAAAATTGAGAGACTTGAGCCGAGAGCTTAGTCCAAGGAGAGAGGATGCTGGCGGTGAACATACCCAGGACAGCGATACAGCCTGATGAGTAATTTAATGAACTTTGATATCATATAGCCCCAGAGGCCTGGGAGCTCAGTGCCTCAGTGCTCTCCAGAAAGGCAGAAATTTCGGGAGGCTACCACCTTAAGAACCTCAGGAAACCCCCAGGTTTCATAACGGAGACTCTGCAGCCTGCAGGGTGCAGTCCAGCTGACGCTGCAGTTGGCTGGACTGCAGTGGAGGAGGGGCTGGCTGCGGCACAGAGGGGCAGCAGGTGCTGGGCAATGCCTCCAGCTGTCCTtccaaaggaagggaaggggtgtCCTTTTCgggggcgggtggtggtggtgttggtgttgggaGCTCCACCCAGAGGCGAGAGAGCAGAAACTATAACCAGGAACCAGCGGGGACAGAGGCCTGATGAGTTCATTCTGGCTGCCCAAAGCATCTCTTGGACAAAACCTTGAGACTGCCTTAGGGATCTCTGGAGAGAACTCTGTGATTAACTGGTAGTGTCTGTCTAGTAGTCATCGTTTCTGTCTTGTCTCTGGGCTCCGTCTCTTAGAGTCCTGAGGAAGTTCAGCTTGCCAGGGAGAATGGAATCCCTCTTTGCAGAGGAACACCTGGCTCCTGGAGGGATCAATTCTCACTTCTTCCTTCACTGATGAAGCCTTTTGAGGAGAGAGAATTCCCGATCTACAAGCAGACACCAGAGAACTTGTGGTGTCCAGGACCAGGGATGTGGGCAGATTCTAGCTCTCTACCTCCCAGCTTCTGCCTAAGCAAGCTACTTACTCTTTCAGAACCTACTTGTAACACACATTTAATAATAACTGCGCTTTGAGCTTTCTGCCAAGatcaaatgaatataaatatatgtaatgcTAATTACCCTGCATGTACCTCCACTCCAGATTTGGACCTGCTTCTGTGGTTCACTGAGAGAGCTGGGGCTGCTGCTGCCGGAGCCCCAACAGAATCAGGCGGGTCCttgctatttttgttttccagtgctgggaatggaacccagggctttgcatgtgacaggcaagctctctaccacggAGCCACACCCCCACTCTTCCTTTCTGCTAAATTTTAACCAAGAGGACTTTGCATATGTAAATTAGTGTTATGGTCAGGGACTTTGTACAAAAGGACAAAGGAGCCAGAACTGGGGAAAAAAGAACTCCATCCTCCTCTAGTGAGATGGGCATTACTTCCTCTGGCTGAGGTCAGGGGAAGCTGAGGCCGGGGGGATTAACCTTCATGCAACTTGTAAGTGAAAGTGCTGGGACTCCAACACAGTTCTATAAGAATCCCATGCCTGTAGTtttagggaagagggaggaagaggggaagaggagaaaagagaaagggagggagcgagggagggagtgggggagcgaaggaggaaggaaggaaggacagagggcaggCAAAGGAGAGCAGAGGCTGCTGGGGTGAGGTGATAGCCTCCTACAGCCTTGGTTGGATACCTGTCATAGCCCATCTGTCTGCAGGCCGTCTCAGCTAGTGCTTCTGTGAAGGTGTCAAAACAGGCAGAGGCCCAGGTCCCTGTGGCCACATCCAGCACCTGCAGGGTTGATCGGTCCTTGGAGAGGCGGACTGGGAGGGAAGGAGCCTGGGTCAGCGGGTGGGTGGGGCCTCTCTAGACCAGCTCCCCCCCCCATTGCTCCCAACCCAGAACTGATGACCCTGTCAACATTAAGTGAAGTTCTTCCAGTCGACCAGAGCCTGATTTGGATGGCAGCTAGGGGGAAACCTGACCAGCTGTCTAGAGACAAGGATTGACAGCCTCTCTTTTTGCTCGTAGAGGTATCAGTTTTGATGAGCAGTGACGTCATGGCTCTGCCATGGCCCACACAGCTTGCCCAGTTTGGGGAAACATCTCAGCCAGGGACCTGGTAGCTTCTGCATGGAAGGTCAGAGAGGGTGTTAGGTGAGAACTTCCATTGGTGTTAGCGTGGCAGGAGCCCGTGGGTATTTGACTATACTAAGTAACAGTCAATACACAGGAAGTCACTCAGCCCTGCACCCAAAGGGTCTCATTACCTGTCTTCTGGGCTCAGTGTTAGTGGCTCAGTCCCAGCTAGTCAATCCCGATTTTCACACTTGAAACATTTGTTCCTCCAGTGGCCTCCCCTGCCCTGTTCCCTAGCATGTTTCAGTAAACACAGTGAATGGAAGGGTGGCTAGCTGGTTAAGTGACACGGTGACCATGTTTGTAGTGTCACTGAGATATCAAAGAGGAACCAAGCAGGTACAGCCAGCATAGCATTGGCTATACTTTCCTGTCCCCTCAGGGCCATTGGTTAACCCTTTCTGAATGTGTGTCCTGTCCAGTGCTGGGACCTGAAGGTAGATGTGCCACGATCTTGCTTCTGGGGACCTTCTCCTGCAGGGGTAGACACTGACGAAGAAGTGGGCAGAGGCCACCACCAAGCAtccttcccccatctctcctccccttcaGTCCCTGGACTCACCTGCCACTCCAGGCTCCTCAGGGAAGTTCGTGACACAGTGTTCCTCATCCTCCCCCGAGGCACAGTCAAGGTGGCCATCACACACCTGCCCCCTCGGAATGAAGGTCAGGGGACTTCCACAGATGAAGTAGTGTTTATCCAGAGCCACCTTGACTGGAAGGCACACGAGGGAAGGGCAGAAGAGGGCTGGGGTCAAGCGGGCAGAGAGAGGCTGCTTTTTCTAAAAGTCACGTTGGCTGGAGTCAGGCAGccggttttaaaaataaattatttattgtgtgtggctgtgtggctctgactggaggtcaaagggcaacctTTGGGGGTTGGTTTCAAGTGTTCTGTTACAACAATAGAAAGCTGCCCAACACAACCACATCAGGTAGGGCCAGCCAACGTCCAGAAGAAATGATTTGGGGTTTTATACATTTACAACCACCCCAGGCCCTCAAGGATGGAGGCAGTGCCTGAACTGTGAATACCCATTGTTACTACAATGAAGATGTGCTCAGCTGGAAAACTGGGGTCCTGTGCCAGCCTCTGTGGactctgagcctcagtgtccAAGTGTAGAATAAAGGGTTAAAGCAGAGACTCTCTGCATGTCATCAATGGGTGGTATCTGCTGCTAGTATAAATGTCCTCCCAGCCCTAAGAATAGGCTCTCCAAAGACCAGCCGTGCCGGGGTCGTACAGGCACTACATACCTTGGGTCCCGGCTCTGCCTGCTACACGCTTTTGGTTTTTAAATCCAGGTTCTTCACATAAGGAAGCTCATTATTGCTCATGATGCTTAAAGGCATTCCATAGTAGGGGTGGGGTGGTCAATGGCCTTCTTCATGGACACACGGGTTCAAATGATAGAGCTGAGATCCCATCCCTGCTTCCTAATCTTATCTCCTATTCCCTGCTGTGAAAGCTGTGGTCAGTCCCTGCTGTAACTGTGGGAATCACTGTCACAGAGTGGCCTGCCCCAGATCACATCAGGGCTAATGCCCTGGCTGAAATGAAGACTGAGCTGAGGTGAGCAGAGGGTTCCTCGTCTGCCTGGCCCTCTTCCCTGGTCTCTCTTGTCCCTCCTCTCTTTATAGGCAGACATGCTCTCTAACCTGCCAGACAGCAGGGTTGCACAGACACCCAGTTcagccctccccaccctgcccctccACCAGCTGTCAGTTTGTAGAAGATGGGAAGGAGGCGGCTGGGGGTGGGCACCTCTGCAACTGCTTGTGTGGGCTGGGAATGGGTGCCACGTGTAGAGCAACCATCTGGAAGAAAAGCCATCTGGGAGAGCCGGGGGATGCGCTCACCTTCCCCTTTTGCTTAGAAGGCTCCCTTCAAGGCAGGGGTGGATACAGGAGGCATGAGGATTCATCCCCCCGCCCCAAAGCTCTGTGCAGATCATTTGCCTATGACTGTGGGCGTGGGAGGATGGGTAAGGGCTGTGGCTTActgagggggtgagggaggatACTGTCACATATGGGGGGGAGTGGGGTGAAAGTCGTGTGGGGGCTGTAACTCACTGAGGAAGGCTGCAATCACGATGGCCAACAGGCTCAGCAGCACTGCGATGATGGGGATCCCCACCTTTTTGAAGGTCTCCAGGGGCCTGCGGGGCTTGCGAAAGGCAGTGATGTctgcagagagaaggagacagacgGGAGGGGTGTGCAGTCAGCACCCGGAGCCCATCCCTGCCAAGGCCCCTAGTCTGCATCGGGATGCCCCGGGCATGGCTTTGGTTGGTGGGGACTGTCCCTGCAGGCAAGGCTGAGATTTAGGAACACGTACTCACCCACCTCCCCGCCCTTGCCCCGATTTACCTATCTTTCGTA
This window harbors:
- the Tmprss4 gene encoding transmembrane protease serine 4 gives rise to the protein MDPNSDQPLNSHDITAFRKPRRPLETFKKVGIPIIAVLLSLLAIVIAAFLIKVALDKHYFICGSPLTFIPRGQVCDGHLDCASGEDEEHCVTNFPEEPGVAVRLSKDRSTLQVLDVATGTWASACFDTFTEALAETACRQMGYDSRPTFRAVEIGPDQNLTVAQVTGNSQELQVKNVSGPCLSLVSLSCLECGKSLKTPRVVGGVEASVDSWPWQVSIQYDRQHVCGGSILDPSWILTAAHCFRKYLDVTNWKVRVGSNKLSHFPSLPVAKIFVTEHNALHPKEKDIALVKLQSPLTFSDTVRPICLPFYDEELIPATPLWVIGWGFTEQNGGEMSDVLLQASVQVIDSTRCNAEDAYQGEVTEEMLCAGVPQGGVDTCQGDSGGPLMYHSDQWQVVGIVSWGHGCGSPSTPGVYTKVNAYLNWVYNVRKSEM